The following are from one region of the Aspergillus chevalieri M1 DNA, chromosome 1, nearly complete sequence genome:
- a CDS encoding uncharacterized protein (COG:S;~EggNog:ENOG410PP0W;~TransMembrane:4 (i12-34o46-69i90-113o119-142i)), whose product MDVFYTYTYTTAGWLSIQSAALTLAPQIIITSLLDETRPPTPLEIYFARTLGFSLLTLAVLVVMLTGSVPLSTTVTEAVTTDESDPKAPYAVPTLMVSTVFQGVCAFYAYTWYTFNGQAAFAIGVLGYALVASIGLWCLLFASSHGKISRKTGADKRTTGFPFSNREAERKHTGKSS is encoded by the exons ATGGAT GTCTTCTACACCTACACCTACACAACAGCAGGATGGCTCTCCATACAGAGCGCAGCTCTAACACTAGCACCGCAAATAATCATTACCTCACTGCTGGATGAAACCCGCCCCCCAACTC CACTAGAGATCTACTTCGCCCGCACCCTCGGCTTCTCCCTCCTCACTCTCGCCGTCCTAGTCGTCATGTTAACCGGCTCTGTCCCCCTATCCACCACAGTCACCGAAGCTGTGACAACCGACGAATCAGACCCCAAAGCACCCTACGCCGTCCCCACGCTCATGGTGTCCACGGTGTTCCAAGGAGTCTGCGCATTCTATGCATACACCTGGTATACTTTTAACGGACAGGCTGCGTTTGCGATTGGGGTGCTGGGGTATGCGCTTGTGGCGAGTATTGGGCTTTGGTGTCTTCTTTTTGCGAGCAGTCATGGGAAGATCAGTCGGAAGACGGGGGCTGATAAGAGGACGACAGGGTTTCCGTTTTCGAATCGCGAGGCAGAGAGGAAGCATACTGGTAAGAGCTCCTGA